From the Cydia pomonella isolate Wapato2018A chromosome 11, ilCydPomo1, whole genome shotgun sequence genome, one window contains:
- the LOC133522942 gene encoding putative inhibitor of apoptosis isoform X3 produces MEAVRVSSVATGTALFKNAPATAKTRPLVEPVLTLPAPCSAYEPGGSRGSSLSSSPTTPTLPALPLAVDKPDNNHVLAADMHREENRLKTFDSWPLTFISPQTLASNGFYYLGRSDEVRCAFCKVEIMRWVEGDDPARDHQKWAPQCPFLRKQAVAGTLPANPVATDGQDECGVRAPPTGASVCMPGPVHPRYATEAARLRTFKDWPKSMKQKPEELAEAGFYYTGQSDKTKCFYCDGGLKDWEEDDVPWEQHARWFDRCAYVQLVKGRDYVQKVISEACVVPETISAPKPEPVAPTKSEDEKSEVEDSKLCKICYENERNVCFVPCGHVVACAKCALATDKCPMCRRTFTSAVRLYYS; encoded by the exons ATGGAAGCCGTGAGAG tgTCATCAGTAGCGACAGGCACTGCGTTATTTAAAAACGCGCCCGCGACCGCGAAGACGCGACCTCTGGTGGAGCCGGTGCTGACACTGCCCGCGCCATGCTCCGCCTACGAGCCCGGCGGCTCGCGCGGCAGCTCGCTGAGCTCGTCGCCCACCACGCCCACGCTGCCCGCCCTCCCGCTCGCCGTCGACAAGCCCGACAACAACCACGTGCTCGCCGCCGACATGCACCGCGAGGAGAACCGACTCAAAACCTTCGACAGTTGGCCCCTGACCTTCATAAGCCCCCAAACTCTCGCCAGCAACGGATTCTACTACCTCGGCCGCAGCGACGAGGTCCGATGCGCGTTCTGTAAAGTCGAAATCATGCGGTGGGTGGAGGGCGACGACCCCGCTCGAGACCACCAGAAGTGGGCGCCCCAGTGCCCGTTCCTGCGGAAGCAGGCGGTGGCCGGCACGCTGCCCGCCAACCCCGTGGCCACGGACGGGCAGGACGAGTGCGGCGTGCGCGCGCCGCCCACGGGCGCCAGCGTGTGCATGCCGGGCCCCGTGCACCCGCGCTACGCCACCGAGGCCGCCCGCCTCCGCACCTTCAAGGACTGGCCCAAGAGCATGAAGCAGAAGCCCGAGGAGCTCGCCGAGGCCGGCTTCTACTACACCGGCCAGAGCGACAAGACCAAGTGCTTCTACTGCGACGGCGGCCTCAAGGACTGGGAGGAGGACGACGTCCCGTGGGAGCAGCACGCGCGGTGGTTCGACCGGTGCGCGTACGTCCAACTCGTCAAGGGCCGGGATTACGTCCAGAAAGTTATATCGGAGGCGTGCGTCGTCCCCGAAACGATATCCGCGCCCAAACCGGAGCCGGTCGCCCCTACGAAAAGCGAAGACGAAAAATCGGAAGTCGAAGACTCAAAACTGTGTAAAATCTGTTACGAGAACGAGCGCAACGTGTGCTTCGTGCCGTGCGGGCACGTGGTGGCGTGCGCCAAGTGCGCGCTGGCCACGGACAAGTGCCCCATGTGCCGGCGGACGTTCACGAGCGCCGTGCGCCTGTACTACTCGTGA
- the LOC133522942 gene encoding baculoviral IAP repeat-containing protein 3-like isoform X2 — translation MPMLVDSKHRNVSSVATGTALFKNAPATAKTRPLVEPVLTLPAPCSAYEPGGSRGSSLSSSPTTPTLPALPLAVDKPDNNHVLAADMHREENRLKTFDSWPLTFISPQTLASNGFYYLGRSDEVRCAFCKVEIMRWVEGDDPARDHQKWAPQCPFLRKQAVAGTLPANPVATDGQDECGVRAPPTGASVCMPGPVHPRYATEAARLRTFKDWPKSMKQKPEELAEAGFYYTGQSDKTKCFYCDGGLKDWEEDDVPWEQHARWFDRCAYVQLVKGRDYVQKVISEACVVPETISAPKPEPVAPTKSEDEKSEVEDSKLCKICYENERNVCFVPCGHVVACAKCALATDKCPMCRRTFTSAVRLYYS, via the exons ATGCCTATGTTAGTTGACTCCAAGCACAGAAATG tgTCATCAGTAGCGACAGGCACTGCGTTATTTAAAAACGCGCCCGCGACCGCGAAGACGCGACCTCTGGTGGAGCCGGTGCTGACACTGCCCGCGCCATGCTCCGCCTACGAGCCCGGCGGCTCGCGCGGCAGCTCGCTGAGCTCGTCGCCCACCACGCCCACGCTGCCCGCCCTCCCGCTCGCCGTCGACAAGCCCGACAACAACCACGTGCTCGCCGCCGACATGCACCGCGAGGAGAACCGACTCAAAACCTTCGACAGTTGGCCCCTGACCTTCATAAGCCCCCAAACTCTCGCCAGCAACGGATTCTACTACCTCGGCCGCAGCGACGAGGTCCGATGCGCGTTCTGTAAAGTCGAAATCATGCGGTGGGTGGAGGGCGACGACCCCGCTCGAGACCACCAGAAGTGGGCGCCCCAGTGCCCGTTCCTGCGGAAGCAGGCGGTGGCCGGCACGCTGCCCGCCAACCCCGTGGCCACGGACGGGCAGGACGAGTGCGGCGTGCGCGCGCCGCCCACGGGCGCCAGCGTGTGCATGCCGGGCCCCGTGCACCCGCGCTACGCCACCGAGGCCGCCCGCCTCCGCACCTTCAAGGACTGGCCCAAGAGCATGAAGCAGAAGCCCGAGGAGCTCGCCGAGGCCGGCTTCTACTACACCGGCCAGAGCGACAAGACCAAGTGCTTCTACTGCGACGGCGGCCTCAAGGACTGGGAGGAGGACGACGTCCCGTGGGAGCAGCACGCGCGGTGGTTCGACCGGTGCGCGTACGTCCAACTCGTCAAGGGCCGGGATTACGTCCAGAAAGTTATATCGGAGGCGTGCGTCGTCCCCGAAACGATATCCGCGCCCAAACCGGAGCCGGTCGCCCCTACGAAAAGCGAAGACGAAAAATCGGAAGTCGAAGACTCAAAACTGTGTAAAATCTGTTACGAGAACGAGCGCAACGTGTGCTTCGTGCCGTGCGGGCACGTGGTGGCGTGCGCCAAGTGCGCGCTGGCCACGGACAAGTGCCCCATGTGCCGGCGGACGTTCACGAGCGCCGTGCGCCTGTACTACTCGTGA
- the LOC133522942 gene encoding putative inhibitor of apoptosis isoform X1, producing MAEKTSPKDARGAAAASSDSVASSSRDAKFSSVSSVATGTALFKNAPATAKTRPLVEPVLTLPAPCSAYEPGGSRGSSLSSSPTTPTLPALPLAVDKPDNNHVLAADMHREENRLKTFDSWPLTFISPQTLASNGFYYLGRSDEVRCAFCKVEIMRWVEGDDPARDHQKWAPQCPFLRKQAVAGTLPANPVATDGQDECGVRAPPTGASVCMPGPVHPRYATEAARLRTFKDWPKSMKQKPEELAEAGFYYTGQSDKTKCFYCDGGLKDWEEDDVPWEQHARWFDRCAYVQLVKGRDYVQKVISEACVVPETISAPKPEPVAPTKSEDEKSEVEDSKLCKICYENERNVCFVPCGHVVACAKCALATDKCPMCRRTFTSAVRLYYS from the exons ATGGCAGAAAAAACATCCCCAAAAGATGCAAGAGGTGCAGCCGCCGCCTCCTCCGACTCTGTGGCTTCCAGCAGCAGGGACGCAAAATTTTCGTCTG tgTCATCAGTAGCGACAGGCACTGCGTTATTTAAAAACGCGCCCGCGACCGCGAAGACGCGACCTCTGGTGGAGCCGGTGCTGACACTGCCCGCGCCATGCTCCGCCTACGAGCCCGGCGGCTCGCGCGGCAGCTCGCTGAGCTCGTCGCCCACCACGCCCACGCTGCCCGCCCTCCCGCTCGCCGTCGACAAGCCCGACAACAACCACGTGCTCGCCGCCGACATGCACCGCGAGGAGAACCGACTCAAAACCTTCGACAGTTGGCCCCTGACCTTCATAAGCCCCCAAACTCTCGCCAGCAACGGATTCTACTACCTCGGCCGCAGCGACGAGGTCCGATGCGCGTTCTGTAAAGTCGAAATCATGCGGTGGGTGGAGGGCGACGACCCCGCTCGAGACCACCAGAAGTGGGCGCCCCAGTGCCCGTTCCTGCGGAAGCAGGCGGTGGCCGGCACGCTGCCCGCCAACCCCGTGGCCACGGACGGGCAGGACGAGTGCGGCGTGCGCGCGCCGCCCACGGGCGCCAGCGTGTGCATGCCGGGCCCCGTGCACCCGCGCTACGCCACCGAGGCCGCCCGCCTCCGCACCTTCAAGGACTGGCCCAAGAGCATGAAGCAGAAGCCCGAGGAGCTCGCCGAGGCCGGCTTCTACTACACCGGCCAGAGCGACAAGACCAAGTGCTTCTACTGCGACGGCGGCCTCAAGGACTGGGAGGAGGACGACGTCCCGTGGGAGCAGCACGCGCGGTGGTTCGACCGGTGCGCGTACGTCCAACTCGTCAAGGGCCGGGATTACGTCCAGAAAGTTATATCGGAGGCGTGCGTCGTCCCCGAAACGATATCCGCGCCCAAACCGGAGCCGGTCGCCCCTACGAAAAGCGAAGACGAAAAATCGGAAGTCGAAGACTCAAAACTGTGTAAAATCTGTTACGAGAACGAGCGCAACGTGTGCTTCGTGCCGTGCGGGCACGTGGTGGCGTGCGCCAAGTGCGCGCTGGCCACGGACAAGTGCCCCATGTGCCGGCGGACGTTCACGAGCGCCGTGCGCCTGTACTACTCGTGA